AACTGCAACAACCACTGGAAGTTTTGTTAGTTGTCCTTCTCTTTAGGGCTGCTGCATCCTTATGTGATCAATCACCTGAGATGATGAACTATGGAGTCCCATCCTTCTCGTATTTTTGATGCAACATTTGTTAATTGAGACCTTGATCTTCATATGAAAGATCCTTTTCTGTACCATTCTAATGTAAGTTAGGTTAACTTGTTTTTAGATTGTTTTAGGTATTTGTCATGTGCTTGTGTTGAACCAAATGAAATACCATTTTATTGCCAAACATAAGTCTGccacttttgttttgtttatttaatcATATGCAAGCCGAAGCTGCAAAACTTAGGTTGCAATCCATCAGTGAAATTCCAAGTTAAGTGAATTTATCCGTTTTTCTGACTTCTATTCTGTACGCTGCTATTGGAACAGAATATAGTAGAAATATATGATGTCGCTTCTCTTCTCACTTGGTATGCTGTGCTTCTCTTCTCACTTGCTATACTGTGCGAAATTTTGGTTATATACTTATACTGCACTACTATGCTCCTTTTTGGCTTTCATTAGAAATTGTTTCTGCCATTTCTGCTAAACATCGCATATTGCAGTAGTCTTTTATGCATAGCTATAGTGAGACTACTTTATTGGTTTTTGTTAAGAGTCCAAATGATATCTGAGTAACCACCTGTATATTGTGCAACACCTGAGCCCCATATAATGGATATCTGCCGACGCAAATAGCCTACATAATGACATCCTGTAGCTGTAGGGTTGCTTTCTCTTGAAAGAAAGTTGGATTTGAGGCAGAGGTTCAATACCAACTTGTACTTGTGAATATATAAAAAGGGTGTTGTCCTAAGGTGTAACTAAGctcttttctgttttttttttttaaccgaaCGAAACTCTATGGTTACAGGAAGGATAACTGTTGATTCTGCGATTTCTCCAATCCCATTGCTAACTATCTCGTTTTGATTCCTGGTTGCAGCTctatatgtttttgtagatgagaAGTGATACTTGTGAAATTGGGGTTATTTTGTATCTGGGCAGAATCAAACCCACAGCAGGGCATATAGGGCATGTTCTACTAACTGTTCTTAATACTGAGACTCAACAGTTAGGTTCCATTCAGATAATTTTGTGCATTCATGAAGAATTTGAATGATTGATATGGATCAACCTATCAGACGAACTTTTTCCTGAAGAGTGCAGACTTCCTTTTGCTAAACGGATGCATAAATATTCGAGTACCATTAATCAATCCACATGCTCTGTCCGTTGGACTGATATGTTGTTGAAATCGACATGTGCGGTGGTTACATTGCTTTTAATTTTTTGGGCTAGTACACCTTATCCTGCTTCAAATCTTGTAGAGCAACATCAAGAAAACGACCATCAGGCTGGGTTCTTCCTAAGCACATGGGTTCAAAGAATGTTCATTTTGATCTCCAGGTCGATTGGATCGGCAGAATTGCCGTTCTATTCCTTAAGGGGAGGCATCTTATGATCCTACAGGAACTTCTGACCTCTATCCTTTTGGAGTCCCATACCCAGAATTTTTCATGACCCACAAGGTCACATTTCAAAGCAGCAGAGTTAATCGAAAAGTACACCTTCAAACATTCCGTAATATTGATACGTACATTTCTGGTTGCTTGCGATCTGTAAAGATCAGATCGGCTGACTACTTACTCCATTGCCAATATTCACTTAAACAGGACACTGTGAATCGGAAATCAACAGCTTAAGAAGAGAagaatgttggaaaaaattggtttcacaaaggatgaatgacacagagaagaaagtgttgcactccaaaactttcaaggcttgtataaatttcttttagacaaatatttctaccctcccaataacaattggcgattacaacaggtatgcgaaatattgccttcaggatacaatgaaagccctgcaacgaaaactgaattcaaggtttgtaccgcttgattcaatcaagaacacacaaagagatttctgatttctgatgatgctttttgaaacagagaaaacagattgatttttcttatatgttaaacgaaactgggagaagctatttataaagggttttgcacctgttgggaataggtttttattcgccaacaggtttctattcacgaaacgtcaggttccttcatcaacagacatcaatggtgtcttttggattcgaaattttcgaacaggcttttatcggccaaataaaaccgtcaattcaaaaaattcttccgggggcgttgcccccttgaaacccccaccaggggcggtctcccctggacccccacgacctgacctgtcaggtcgaccacagcctggggggccataccccccaggaccccctttggttagcgtcgttgaaaatattccaacaaagAATGAATAAAAATTACAAATGGATGAAAAGAAAATATTGAGCTATTATTTTCTCTGGTTTCGGGTATCACAATCTATAGTTTAGTGTTTAGACAAAACACATAAACACATCAAAAGAAAACCAAGCTCTGATCATCATCATTTACCCTCGAGGATGACGATGCTTCTGATTTCTCTATCTCATTTTCTGTTTCCTCCTCCTACATTGatataaaaatcatcaaaataaaccGGAGAAATCGACTAATCATATGGAGGAAAAAACAAGTAAATCAAAATTGATACCTTCAATTGAGATTCTTTAATCTTCTTTGCTTCTTCAATTTCTCTAAGCGATTGGATTCGAGTAGCTCTCTACAAAACACAGAAAATTAGAACTCGATTGAAATATATAGATACTCACTCGGATCGTACTGTTAGTTATCATCTCTACCAAATCTGATTCACTTACCATACAAAAGGATCTAAGTTCATTCAATCTCTGTAACTTGACAACTTCCATTTCCAATTCCTTCTGCATCTTCCCTCTCATCTCCATCTCTTTCATTTCCATATCCAACACCAAATCCATCTCTCTCAACATCTTTTCAGTTCTCTCCTTTTCCAATCTCAATCTCTCAAGTTTCTTCCTAATCACACCTAATTCCTCAGCTAAGGATGAATCAAACGATTCAATCTTAATCGGtacattatcattattattacTCTGAATAATCTCCAGATCTTTATTATTATTCTCAACTTTCTTCATTACATTGAAATAGTTCTCTTTGCCGGTTAATGATATCTCAATCCATTCAGACTTCCCCTTTCCCTTAGTCTTAACTCCATCATCAGTAATCGGATTTGCAGGAATGTTCTTGAGTTGTAGAGGTGTTCTGCCATTTTTTTGCTTCATTTTCTTGATTGGAGTTGTTAACATTGTTTTTGGACTGATAAAGTGAAGTGAGAatggagtttgagtttgtgtttgaaatTTGAAAGATGTAAGCGGCGATAACGGTAAGTATATTTATAAATGTTGTTTGATTTCTTTATTGTAATCAGCTGGGAGTGGAATCTCGATCTCTTCAAGCGGAAAAAAGCGTTGATTCTCGATTAAACTCACGTGAGTGTCTTTTTTTTTCCTCGTTCAAGGATCTTTGGTGGACCATGGTTATCCAAAGATTAATAATTGACGGTAGATGATGGACTGCAATGAGATGAGAGCGGATTTTCCGAGAAAACATTTTAAGTTGGGTTTTGGGCTTCCCAACTCCAAGTCTCCAACATTAATACTAACTCCAAATATAACGAAGTACAACTGCCAGATTCCAAAGTGGTTGTAAATTGTACTCGCCTGtttcagt
This portion of the Papaver somniferum cultivar HN1 chromosome 11, ASM357369v1, whole genome shotgun sequence genome encodes:
- the LOC113320638 gene encoding high mobility group B protein 6-like — protein: MLTTPIKKMKQKNGRTPLQLKNIPANPITDDGVKTKGKGKSEWIEISLTGKENYFNVMKKVENNNKDLEIIQSNNNDNVPIKIESFDSSLAEELGVIRKKLERLRLEKERTEKMLREMDLVLDMEMKEMEMRGKMQKELEMEVVKLQRLNELRSFCMRATRIQSLREIEEAKKIKESQLKEEETENEIEKSEASSSSRVNDDDQSLVFF